A window from Purpureocillium takamizusanense chromosome 3, complete sequence encodes these proteins:
- the PHO81_1 gene encoding phosphate system positive regulatory protein pho81 (COG:P~EggNog:ENOG503NXDY) — MNSSLPQDMISRLPPEIIGLIIVELTPKPLSSHKDSIHEPPDENSSDDDLAETELEFSMRTGQALVNPLRREEVQRLHRRTLLTLAQVRPFRREAERALWMAHAPVALLHAVCTDNESLAEYCFNTVPRARLKLNCRFRHGYELKRGTILHVAVMVGSSNLVRLLLSHGADIEARGHFVPGHPPLGQFFEISLRTKITPLGLSLVLGNTKVSNLLLDCGASHQVGFPVPIPGMPETAVGFRALHAASMAPDRGTLARLLQTPSLELDDFSQDSMTPLHWTMFQAVRLDHLRMLLQAGANPVMDPLATEPVLHFLAHVCATKDELVAIVQLLVEHGVDINGRDEDDHTALVHAIRELNVPCVQALVESGAEVNHDGAAENSPMAWCLSMHRAHNSGMFYTETVTIKTLTIIKLLLEHGIDYDPKMLFACILFANIGEDAKDLLMSLASQFVLSTAELAYVFVYVGCQPSFWPNKALDFLLDNFIPTEGKALDDCDLFRRLLGTPAVANPNFHRLMGPGLDVNSPLQGPDRDLELSLPPILAVTGSEHYVHETSRHTLEALIHRGANIQATDEHGKNCLLAYITSHFRTRNVLSERDPPDNTISFWAFVRMLAKHGFDFTSADNEGYTALHLIAISCDADLHASSAELLIQLGANAAQRNNTGLTPIEMYMAALVAYGHYIDGSYGRALAKALPEEERAQVTTMLANFHALAAAHRTPFVGVEVELEV; from the coding sequence ATGAACTCGTCTTTGCCGCAAGATATGATTTCCAGACTTCCGCCCGAAATCATCGGTCTCATTATCGTGGAGCTCACTCCAAAACCTCTTTCGAGTCACAAAGACAGCATCCACGAACCCCCGGATGAAAACTCTTCGGATGATGACTTGGCAGAGACAGAGCTAGAATTTAGTATGAGAACTGGGCAAGCCTTGGTCAacccgctgcgccgcgaagAGGTGCAGAGACTGCATCGTCGGACATTGCTCACGCTCGCACAGGTCCGACCCTTCAGACgcgaggcagagagagcGCTCTGGATGGCGCATGCCCCAGTAGCTCTCCTCCACGCGGTATGTACCGACAACGAAAGCCTGGCTGAGTATTGTTTCAACACCGTGCCCCGGGCCCGCCTGAAGCTGAATTGCAGATTCCGCCACGGTTATGAACTGAAGAGGGGGACAATCCTGcatgtcgccgtcatggTTGGCAGCTCAAATCTCGTGCGCCTCCTACTCAGTCACGGTGCTGATATCGAGGCGAGGGGTCATTTCGTGCCTGGCCACCCCCCTCTGGGACAATTCTTTGAGATCTCCTTGAGAACCAAGATTACGCCCCTGGGCTTGTCCCTCGTGCTCGGAAACACGAAAGTCTCTAATCTGCTTCTCGACTGCGGTGCCAGCCACCAGGTCGGCTTTCCGGTGCCGATACCGGGGATGCCAGAAACGGCCGTGGGATTCCGAGCCTTGCACGCTGCATCGATGGCGCCTGACCGAGGGACGCTCGCAAGGCTGCTCCAGACGCCATCCCTCGAACTCGATGACTTTTCACAAGACAGCATGACTCCTCTCCATTGGACGATGTTCCAAGCCGTTAGACTTGATCATTTACGGATGCTGCTCCAAGCGGGCGCGAACCCCGTCATGGACCCCCTCGCCACCGAGCCCGTACTCCATTTCCTCGCCCATGTTTGCGCCACAAAGGATGAGCTCGTCGCTATTGTTCAGCTTCTGGTAGAACATGGCGTCGACATCAACGGCCGAGATGAAGACGACCACACGGCATTGGTCCATGCAATCCGCGAACTGAACGTCCCATGTGTCCAGGCCTTGGTAGagagcggcgccgaggtgaaccatgacggtgccgccgaAAACAGCCCAATGGCTTGGTGTCTGTCCATGCACAGGGCTCACAATAGCGGCATGTTTTATACCGAGACCGTTACCATTAAAACCCTGACTATTATCAAGCTACTCCTCGAACATGGCATTGACTACGACCCCAAGATGCTTTTCGCCTGCATACTGTTCGCCAACATAGGCGAGGATGCCAAAGATCTACTCATGTCGCTAGCAAGTCAGTTTGTCCTGTCTACAGCTGAGCTGGCCTATGTGTTCGTTTACGTCGGTTGCCAGCCCTCCTTCTGGCCCAACAAGGCACTTGACTTTCTGTTGGACAACTTCATACCCACGGAAGGCAAGGCTCTCGACGACTGTGACCTTTTCCGCCGCCTTCTGGGAACGCCAGCGGTCGCAAACCCCAATTTTCACCGCCTCATGGGCCCGGGCCTCGACGTGAACTCACCGTTACAAGGTCCCGACCGAGATCTTGAGCTTTCTCTGCCACCCATCCTCGCGGTTACAGGCAGTGAGCATTACGTCCACGAAACATCCCGCCATACGTTGGAAGCGCTGATTCATAGGGGCGCCAACATTCAGGCCACGGACGAGCACGGGAAGAACTGTCTGCTGGCGTACATTACTTCACACTTCCGGACCAGAAACGTTCTCTCCGAAAGGGACCCTCCTGACAATACGATTTCGTTCTGGGCCTTCGTCCGCATGCTAGCAAAGCATGGCTTCGACTTCACGAGCGCCGACAATGAGGGCTATACGGCGCTGCACCTGATTGCGATTTCATGCGACGCCGACCTGCATGCGTCCTCGGCGGAGCTTCTCATACAGCTTGGTGCCAATGCGGCCCAGCGTAATAACACGGGCCTGACACCGATAGAAATGTACATGGCGGCCTTAGTCGCGTACGGCCATTACATCGATGGCTCGTACGGCCGCGCACTGGCCAAAGCGCTACCTGAGGAAGAGCGCGCACAAGTGACCACGATGCTCGCTAATTTTCacgcgctggcggccgcgcacAGGACGCCCTTCGTAGGGGTAGAGGTGGAA